GATAAATCAGTCGATGGTGAAATCTGGACAACTCGTTTATTTGGAGAAAGACCTGCTTCTATCCTTTGGCAAGTCGAAAGTTTGGAGGGAATCGAAGCGATTCTGATTGATAAGGAAGGCCACCTAAGTTGTTCTTCAGGAATTCCTACTCTATAGAGACAACTGTTTCAATGGAGTTTTAAAATCGTATTATGTAAAAAGAGAAAGGAAATCTCATGTTAAAACTTATTGCTATTGTTGGAACAAATTCAAAACGTTCTACAAACCGTCAATTGCTTCAATACATGCAAAAACACTTTGCTGACAAAGCTGAAATTGAACTTGTTGAAATCAAGGATATCCCTGTCTTTAACAAGCCAGCTGACAAGCAAGTACCTGCTGAAATTCTGGAAATTGCTGCTAAAATCGAAGAGGCAGATGGCGTTATTATCGGTACTCCTGAGTACGACCACTCTATCCCAGCTGTTTTGATGAGCGCTCTTGCTTGGTTGTCTTATGGTATTTACCCACTCTTGAACAAACCAATCATGATTACAGGTGCTTCTTACGGTACACTTGGTTCATCACGCGCCCAATTACAACTTCGCCAAATCTTAAACGCACCAGAAATCAAAGCAAGTGTCCTTCCTGATGAATTCTTGCTTTCACATTCTCTTCAAGCCTTTAATCCAAGTGGAGATCTAGTAGATCTTGATGTTATTAAAAAACTGGATGCCACTTTTGACGACTTCCGTATCTTTGTAAAAATCACAGAAAGATTGCGCAACGCACAAGCCCTACTTCGCAAAGATGCTGAAGAATTTGACTGGGAAAATTTGTAAGATAGGAGACCAAAAAGAATGAAATTTGTTGGACTTGTAGGATCAAACTACGATCAATCATATAACCGTAAACTCTTGGAATTCATCCGTCGTCACTTCAAACTCAAATTTGAATTAGAAGTTCTCGAAATTGACGAAGTTCCAATGTTCAACCAAGACGAAAAATGGGATGAAAGTTTCCAATTGCGTCTCTTGTATAACAGAATTACTCGTGCTGATGGTGTCATTATTGCTACTCCTGAGCACAACCACACAATCTCAGCTTCTCTTAAATCTGTTCTTGAATGGCTTTCATACGAAGTTCATCCATTTGAAAACAAACCAGTCATGATTGTGGGAGCTTCTTACTATGACCAAGGTACTTCTCGTGCCCAAGTTCACCTTCGTAAGATTCTTGACGCCCCAGGTGTCAATGCCTACACTCTTCCAGGAAATGAATTCCTTCTTGGTAAAGCCAAAGAAGCATTTGACACAGAGGGCAATATCACAAATGAAGGAACTATTAATTTCCTTGAAACATGCTTGGACAACTTTGTAAAATATGTGGGAGTCGTTTCAAAATTGAAAAAACCAAAACCAATTGCACCAGAAGATTTATATTGTACAAATTCAATTGCAACTACCATTCAAGGTGTTGATCCAGATGATCCTGAATGGGTAGAAAAAGCAGCTGAACTTGTTGGAGCTGTTTCTGGAGATACTTACGTTAAATTAGACCACGGTATCTTGACAGTTAACCAAATTGACATGTTCTTGAAAGCAATGCCATTTGAATTGACATTTGCAGATGATAATAACCAGTTCTTGTACTTTAATAACGCCCACCAAGATCCAAATACAATGTTTGGTAAACGTGTACGTGCTCAATCAGGAAACCGTTTAGGAACTGTACACGGTTCATTGCCAGATTCTAGAATGAAAAACGTTGAATGGGTTGTCGGCGTATTGCGTAACGGGGATCAAGAATATGTCCGTACAATTGTGCCAGGAACACCAGAAGGCGTTATTAATACCCATAATTACCAAGCAATGTACTATCCAGATGGTTCATATGCTGGAATCAATGAAATCATCTTTAATTTCCAACCATGGCTTGACTGGTACCTCAATACAACTGGTCAACGTCTAGTTGGTGGAAATGCTGCAGCTCCTGCTGGAGGACATGGCAGTGCAGATGCTACATCTGGAGCTTCTGATTCAGGTGATGCTGGAGGTCACGGTGGTGGCGCAGACGCTACATCTGGAGCAAGTAATTAATAATAGTTTTAGGAACCATTTTGGTTCCTTTTTTGGCTCTTTGTCAACTGTACTTGGTGGTATGTCAATCCTTCTCTATGGGGTTATCGCCAGCAACGATTTGAAAGTCTTGATCAAAGAACGTGTTGATTTCGCTCAAATGCGTAACCTCATCATCGCAAGCGCTATGTTGCTCCTTGGACTTGGAGGATCCTTAAACTTGGTCCAGTTACCCTTTCAGGAACTGCCCTATCAGCTATGACAGGAATCATCTTGAACTTAATCTTGCCATACGAAAATAAAGACTAATACTCTTCGAAAATCTCTTTAAACCACGTCAACGTCTCCTTGGATTATATATGTGACTGCCTTCGTCAGTCTTATCTACAACCTCAAAGCAGTGCTTTGAGCAACCTACAGCTAGCTTCCTAGTTTACTCTTTGATTTTCATTGAGTATAAGAGTCTAAACACATCAAAAAACAAGCATTTCCAACTATGGAAGTGCTCATTTTTCTTCTTTCCAAAAAAGGAAAGCCCCGCGGCCTTCCTTTGTCTTACTTACGTTTCTTCTTCGCTTTTTTCATTTTATTCGCCATGCGTTTCATGGACTGTTTCATGGCAAATTCACCGATTTTACCTTTTAGTCCGCCACCAAACATCTGGCTCATATCTGGCATTCCTGCTCCTCCGAGAGCTGACAGGTCAGGCATGCCACCTTGTCCCATCATTCCTTCAAGGGCAGACATATCCATTCCTCCCATATTTGGCATATTTTTTGGAAGGTTGTTTGGATTGATTCCCATCTGCTTCATCATCTTGTTCATATCTCCAGACATGACACCCTGCATGAGCTGTTTAGCCTGGTTAAAGTCCTTGATAAATTTATTGACTTCGACAAAGGTATTTCCAGAACCAGCAGCGATACGACGGCGACGGCTCGGATTTAACAAATCTGGATTTTCACGTTCTTCAGGTGTCATTGAAGACACAATAGCACGTTTGCGAGCAATCTGGCGCTCATCTACCTTCATGTTTTGAAGGGCTGGATTGTTGGCCATACCTGG
Above is a genomic segment from Streptococcus sp. SN-1 containing:
- a CDS encoding NADPH-dependent FMN reductase, which translates into the protein MLKLIAIVGTNSKRSTNRQLLQYMQKHFADKAEIELVEIKDIPVFNKPADKQVPAEILEIAAKIEEADGVIIGTPEYDHSIPAVLMSALAWLSYGIYPLLNKPIMITGASYGTLGSSRAQLQLRQILNAPEIKASVLPDEFLLSHSLQAFNPSGDLVDLDVIKKLDATFDDFRIFVKITERLRNAQALLRKDAEEFDWENL
- a CDS encoding NAD(P)H-dependent oxidoreductase produces the protein MKFVGLVGSNYDQSYNRKLLEFIRRHFKLKFELEVLEIDEVPMFNQDEKWDESFQLRLLYNRITRADGVIIATPEHNHTISASLKSVLEWLSYEVHPFENKPVMIVGASYYDQGTSRAQVHLRKILDAPGVNAYTLPGNEFLLGKAKEAFDTEGNITNEGTINFLETCLDNFVKYVGVVSKLKKPKPIAPEDLYCTNSIATTIQGVDPDDPEWVEKAAELVGAVSGDTYVKLDHGILTVNQIDMFLKAMPFELTFADDNNQFLYFNNAHQDPNTMFGKRVRAQSGNRLGTVHGSLPDSRMKNVEWVVGVLRNGDQEYVRTIVPGTPEGVINTHNYQAMYYPDGSYAGINEIIFNFQPWLDWYLNTTGQRLVGGNAAAPAGGHGSADATSGASDSGDAGGHGGGADATSGASN